TTGGTTCGTGGATCACATGGGCGGGACCGGGTGCCTCGGGATGAACAACCGGTGCTGATTTCCCAAGGGCACGCCAATGTAGAGCGGGCAGAAGAGGTTTATCAGCGGATCAAACAGGCGGTTGTGGGAGAAGCCGGCGTGTAGGAATCGTCATTTTTACAGACAAAGCCGATGGATTAGGGCATTTTAGGAATAGATGGTATCAATGTCACATCCTCAGGCAGAGGCATGGAAAGACTGGCTCAAGGAACATGGAGGGCGGCTTTACATGTATGCGCGGCAGCGTAGTTCTTGCCGTGAGGATGCTGAAGACATGGTTCAAGATGCCATGGTTCGCTTGTGGCATTACCAGGAAGAACGGGGAAACACCCCCCCGGATCTGCCACTTGCTTATTCAGTGTTGCGCTTTGTTGCCATGGATTATGGCAAGAAGTTGGGGCGTAAAAAACGCAAAGAGGAAGCGATCATTTTTTTACATGACCGTGATGATTATTGGTGTGACTCGAGTGCTGAAGATGATGAGGACGCTCATCTCTTACGTCAGGCTGTCGATAGCTTGGGCGAAAAGCTTCGCGAAGTCGTGACGCTCAAGGTCTGGGGAGGGCTTACCTTCAATGAAATTGCCGAAACCATGGCGATCTCACCTAACACTGCGGCATCGAGATATCGGTATGCGCTCGAACAACTCGAACGAAAATTAGAGCATTTGAATCAGCAAGGTCATGGAAGCGCCTAAAAATATCGAAGAGAAATTGAGCCGATTGATGCCTCCGGCATTGAGTGATGGAGCGCAGCAACGTCTCGAGGAGACTCTCGATGACTTGGCCTCATCGCATGGTGAGGATCCTGATGCGCGGCAAGTTACCCAGTCCCGAGCACCTATTCTGGGCAAGGTATGGAAGGTTGCAGCCTTGCTCACCTTGTTGGCGGTTCCCGCGGTGGTGATTCACCATCAGGATGAGATGTTCCAAGATGATGCTTCCCTAGCCTCGATTTCTGATGAAATCCAGGTGCCGGATATGGTCTTGTTGAAATCGGTCAAGTTGATTGACGGTCGCGAAAACGATGGGCTGATTGTTCCGGACGACGGCAGCTCACCGCATTACCGCTACCGCTACCGCGTGATTGATGAAGAACAGGTGCAGGACCCCGAGACAGGAACGGTGATCACGCTCCGGCAACCAAGTCAGGAGGTTGTGACAATCCCTGTAACTGAATTTTAAGTAGATTGATGCTAGTGATGAAATCGATACAGTCATGGACCTTTTTATTATCCCTCTGTGGTTTGCTGGGGGGCGTATGCGCCCAACAAGAAACGGCTTCCCGCCAGGTGGTTCCTCCTTTACCTCCTTTGCCTGATGCTTCAAAAGAACAGGCCGAGCAGGCTGTCAGTTTGGGGGTTCAAGTGATCAAGCCGGGCGTTGCTCTTTATGCCCAGCTTCCCAGCTTGCCCAAAGGTAGTGGCTTTTTGTTGAAGGCCGTTATCCCGGATGGGGCAGCTTCGGTTGCCGGCCTCAAACCCATGGACCTGATTTGGAAGCTCGATGGTCAGATTCTGATCAATGAATCCCAGATGCTGGTGCTTCTGGCGATGCATCGACCGGGTGACAAGGTCGAGCTGAGCTACTTCCGTTCTGGCGAAGCCAGGTCTTCCACGTTGACCTTGCAAGCTCGCTCGGATCAAGAGACGCCTCAGCCGGATTTGTTGGCCATGCCCGTGGCTCCTCCGATGTTGCCGATGCGCGTGATCAGTTATGAGGACCGCTCGGCATCGATCAGTGATAAAACTGGTACGGCAACGCTGACTTATCGAGAAGGGAAGCTGTGGTTGAGGGTGGAGTCCGATCAGGGGATCGAAACGTTTAATAATTACGTGGAATCCTCCAAACAAATGGCCGAAGTTCCTATGGTTTGGCGTAGTCGCTTGCCCGTTTTGCAGCGTTCATTGGAAGAGTCCATTCGGATGCGGCGCTTGCCCAGAGTGCGGCATGTTCCCAGGAGCCGGACCAAAGCGCGCGTCGCAGGAGGGGAATAGAGACCTTGAGCTGCCATTCTTGATCGTGTTTTACGCAAATAATGGCGTACTATTCGCTTGATTTGACGGATTAGGATAATAAGATTGCCATTCTGCTCTGATGTTCCCATGATGGCGGCATGCATGCCGATGTAGCGAAACTTGTTCAGGCGGGAAGAATCCCGGAAGCCGTAGGTAAAAGATTATCCGAGATCGCTCCTGGCGAGTTTTGTAGCCACAAGGCATGGGGGGCTGGTAAAGTTGAGAGCTGGGATCTGCAGGCCGGTAAAGTGGTAATCAATTTCGAGCGCCAGCCGAATCAGGAAATGGCATTGAAGTTTGCGATCCAAAAAACAGAACCCCTTGATTCCGAACATTTTAGTGCACATAAGCTGGAGAATCTCGACCAATTGCGTGAGCTGGTTGAAACCGACCCCGTGGAGCTCGTCAAACGAGTTTTGGAAAGTCATGGAGGGACGATGTCCCTTGACCAATTGGACCGCGAACTTAGCGGGAGTGTGGTGCCTGAAGCCACCTATAAAAAGTGGTGGGATAAGGCGAAAAAAGCCCTGCGCGAAAGCCATATTTTCTCCGTTCCTAGTAAGCGTACCGATCCGTTGGTTTTGCGTGCGGATTCCGCCAGTCCACAGGAGACGCTGGTGATGGAGTTTAGTGATTCCAGAGACCCCCGGGTGAAAATCAAAGCTCTGGAGAACATCCGTAAGAATTTTGCAGTATTTGAAGGCAAAGGCGAAATCCTTCAGCAGGTGATTGATGAAATCAACGCCTACTGCCTCAAGGGACGCAAGTTGCATCTGAGCACGGTGCTTGAATTTCTCGTGGCCAGGGACGACATCATCGATTGTTTCGATGACTTGAACCTTGCGGATAGCGATATCCGTTTGGCTGATGTGATCACCACCGAGCAGGACCGCCTGGTGGATAGCCTGAAGGGGCGCTCTGCAGCAACTCAGCGCAAGATTTTTGAAACCTTTGAAGATTCCTTCGGTGAAGGCTGGCAGGATGAAATTCTCAAGGTGTTTGATGAAGTCGGATCTCGGGGTGTCACTGAGATTGCCCGCTTGCTTCAAGAAACCGGAGCCGACGATGTATTTGCGGATCACCTTAAAAAGTCGATCGCCAACCGCTGCCTCGGCCCGGATGCCTTGATCTGGTTGTGTCGTGAACGTGAGAAATCAGCTGCAGAGGTCTTTACTTTTGAGACCGGCAACTCGATTCTCAATTTGCTGGATCGTGATCACGTTGCCGATGGTCCTAACCGAAGCGTTCGTTTGCGGACGATGCTGATGAGTGATAAAACGTTGATTGCTGATATCCTGGCAGATGCCGATGAGGCAGAAGCCCGTCAATTCGGTCGTAAACTCTATCAGAGTCAGGTGTTTACCGAGCTCGACCGTAAGTCTTTGATGGCTCGAGTGATTAAAGCCCGCCCGGAAACCCATGACTTGGTCACCGGCGAGTTTGAGCGGAAAGTGGAAGGCGTCATTTCTTCCCAGGAGAGCATCGACCGCCGCAAAGCTGATCTCGACAAATTGCTCAAGGAGCGGATTCCTCAGAATGTTGAGGAAATTAAAATTGCCCGTTCGTATGGTGACCTACGCGAGAATTTCGAATACAAGGCAGCCAAGCAAATGCAGGCTGTTCTGGCACGTCGTCGCTCGCAGTTGGAAAAAGAGCTCGCTCACGTGCAAGCCACTGATTTTTCGGGTGCGGATACAGCTTGTGTCAACATTGGCACGCTTGTCACATTGCATGATGATGCAGGCAAGGCCATTCAATACACGGTTCTCGGAGCATGGGATTCGATTCCTGAAGAGAATGTCGTTTCCTATCTTTCCGACATCGGGATTGCTCTCATGGGAGCAAAGCCAGGCGAAAGGGTGGAAGTTCGCGATATGGAAACCGAGAAAAACCGCTTCCTTACCGTGAAAACAATCGAAGCTTACAAAGCATAATTTTCACTAATAAAACAACTTCTAGCTGTGAGCGCTGATGATAATTGATCTAGGCGTGAAGAGCTGAACACCAACAACTGAACACTAATAAAATGTCAGACACTACCATTACCAACATTGTCGGCCGCGAAATTATCGATTCCCGCGGTAACCCCACCGTCGAAGTAGACATTCTGCTTGAGTGCGGAGCATTCGGCACCGCTGCTGTGCCATCCGGAGCATCCACAGGTGAGCACGAAGCCTGTGAACTTCGTGACGAAGATCCTGCCCGTTTCCTCGGTAAGGGTGTGCTCAAGGCCGTCAACAACGTCAACGAGAAGATTGCACCCGCTCTTCTCGGACTCGACGCTACCGACCAAGCATTCATCGACAAGACCATGATCGAGCTTGACGGAACACCTAATAAGAAAAACCTCGGAGCCAACGCAATCCTCGGTGTTTCTCTTGCCGTAGCCAAAGCTGCTGCTGAAGCCTGTGGCCTTCCACTTTACAAGTACATCGGAGGACCCAACTCCAAGACGCTTCCCGTTCCAATGATGAACATCATTAACGGTGGTTCTCACTCGGATGCTCCGATCGCATTCCAGGAATTCATGATCCGTCCTGTTGGCGCTCCTTCTTTCAGCGAAGCCATCCGCATGGGTGCTGAAGTGTTCCACAGCCTGAAGAAAGTGCTTCACGACCGTGGTCTGAGCACCGCTGTTGGTGATGAAGGTGGATTTGCACCTACATTCGATGGCACGGAAGACGCCCTCGA
This genomic stretch from Oceaniferula marina harbors:
- a CDS encoding RNA polymerase sigma factor, with amino-acid sequence MSHPQAEAWKDWLKEHGGRLYMYARQRSSCREDAEDMVQDAMVRLWHYQEERGNTPPDLPLAYSVLRFVAMDYGKKLGRKKRKEEAIIFLHDRDDYWCDSSAEDDEDAHLLRQAVDSLGEKLREVVTLKVWGGLTFNEIAETMAISPNTAASRYRYALEQLERKLEHLNQQGHGSA
- a CDS encoding PDZ domain-containing protein, whose protein sequence is MKSIQSWTFLLSLCGLLGGVCAQQETASRQVVPPLPPLPDASKEQAEQAVSLGVQVIKPGVALYAQLPSLPKGSGFLLKAVIPDGAASVAGLKPMDLIWKLDGQILINESQMLVLLAMHRPGDKVELSYFRSGEARSSTLTLQARSDQETPQPDLLAMPVAPPMLPMRVISYEDRSASISDKTGTATLTYREGKLWLRVESDQGIETFNNYVESSKQMAEVPMVWRSRLPVLQRSLEESIRMRRLPRVRHVPRSRTKARVAGGE
- a CDS encoding GreA/GreB family elongation factor: MHADVAKLVQAGRIPEAVGKRLSEIAPGEFCSHKAWGAGKVESWDLQAGKVVINFERQPNQEMALKFAIQKTEPLDSEHFSAHKLENLDQLRELVETDPVELVKRVLESHGGTMSLDQLDRELSGSVVPEATYKKWWDKAKKALRESHIFSVPSKRTDPLVLRADSASPQETLVMEFSDSRDPRVKIKALENIRKNFAVFEGKGEILQQVIDEINAYCLKGRKLHLSTVLEFLVARDDIIDCFDDLNLADSDIRLADVITTEQDRLVDSLKGRSAATQRKIFETFEDSFGEGWQDEILKVFDEVGSRGVTEIARLLQETGADDVFADHLKKSIANRCLGPDALIWLCREREKSAAEVFTFETGNSILNLLDRDHVADGPNRSVRLRTMLMSDKTLIADILADADEAEARQFGRKLYQSQVFTELDRKSLMARVIKARPETHDLVTGEFERKVEGVISSQESIDRRKADLDKLLKERIPQNVEEIKIARSYGDLRENFEYKAAKQMQAVLARRRSQLEKELAHVQATDFSGADTACVNIGTLVTLHDDAGKAIQYTVLGAWDSIPEENVVSYLSDIGIALMGAKPGERVEVRDMETEKNRFLTVKTIEAYKA
- the eno gene encoding phosphopyruvate hydratase, which encodes MSDTTITNIVGREIIDSRGNPTVEVDILLECGAFGTAAVPSGASTGEHEACELRDEDPARFLGKGVLKAVNNVNEKIAPALLGLDATDQAFIDKTMIELDGTPNKKNLGANAILGVSLAVAKAAAEACGLPLYKYIGGPNSKTLPVPMMNIINGGSHSDAPIAFQEFMIRPVGAPSFSEAIRMGAEVFHSLKKVLHDRGLSTAVGDEGGFAPTFDGTEDALDTICSAVEKAGYKVGEDITFALDCASSEFFENGVYDYTKFEGEGGAKRNSDEQAAYLAELCEKYPIDSIEDGCDENDWDGWKVLTDKIGDKVQLVGDDLFVTNVDFLKKGIDLGVGNSILIKVNQIGTLTETLDAIEMAHRAGYTSVTSHRSGETEDHTIADIAVATNSGQIKTGSMSRSDRISKYNQLLRIEQQLGEEAIYGC